A window from Lactiplantibacillus pentosus encodes these proteins:
- a CDS encoding ABC transporter ATP-binding protein, which produces MSEKNTSTKPARPAGGHGPGGHAGLVEKPKSFWKTAIRLMRYMSDRWVGLAVVMIFAIASVIFQIRTPKILGKATTEIYKGIMKGAAQQKAGISQSGYPINFEKIGQIILIVIIMYLASALFNFIQQYIMTRISQRTVYKLRRSFKGKMQKVPISYYDTHSNGDIMSRAVNDMDNIANTLQQNLTQAVTSTVTFIGTLWMMISISWKLTLIALVTIPLSVVVVGVIAPKSQKFFGTQQKSLGLLNNQVEENYAGHVVIKSFNKEQDAIDDFEVQNENYYQSAWKAQFISGIIMPLMMFLNNIGYVFVAIIGGIDVANGKVSLGNIQAFLQYTQQFSQPISQMANLLNTIQSTVASAERVFEVLDEEEMKQTKSNLPAETDTDNLISLQHVQFGYTDNDLLMTDYNLDVKRGQQVAIVGPTGAGKTTIINLLERFYDIKGGSIKLNGTDTRDLDREDLRSHFAMVLQDTWLFTGTIFDNLKYGREDATDDEIYAAAKAAHVDSFVRKLPDGYQTVLNEEASNISQGQRQLLTIARAFVADPEILILDEATSSVDTRTEVHIQHAMERLLKNRTSFVVAHRLSTIQDADNIIVMNHGSVVETGNHEQLMAKNGFYADLYNSQFTGNISLS; this is translated from the coding sequence TCGTTGGGTCGGTTTGGCCGTTGTGATGATTTTTGCCATTGCATCTGTTATCTTCCAGATTCGGACGCCTAAGATTTTAGGGAAAGCAACCACCGAAATCTACAAAGGAATCATGAAGGGTGCTGCGCAACAGAAGGCCGGAATCAGTCAATCAGGCTATCCAATCAACTTTGAAAAAATCGGTCAGATTATTCTAATCGTGATTATCATGTATTTGGCCTCAGCACTGTTCAACTTTATCCAACAATATATCATGACCCGGATCTCGCAACGGACCGTTTATAAATTACGGCGGTCGTTTAAGGGCAAGATGCAAAAAGTGCCGATCTCATACTACGATACCCATTCTAACGGGGATATCATGAGTCGGGCCGTCAACGATATGGATAACATCGCCAATACGCTACAACAAAACCTGACGCAGGCGGTAACCAGTACGGTGACCTTTATCGGGACGCTGTGGATGATGATTTCTATTAGTTGGAAGTTAACCTTGATCGCGCTCGTGACGATTCCACTGAGTGTCGTGGTCGTCGGTGTGATTGCACCGAAGTCACAAAAATTCTTCGGCACGCAACAAAAGAGCTTGGGGTTACTGAACAACCAAGTTGAAGAAAACTATGCGGGTCACGTGGTCATCAAGAGTTTCAACAAGGAACAAGATGCCATCGATGACTTCGAAGTCCAAAACGAAAATTACTATCAGTCTGCATGGAAAGCCCAATTTATCTCTGGAATCATCATGCCGTTGATGATGTTTTTGAACAACATCGGTTACGTGTTTGTCGCCATTATTGGTGGGATCGACGTTGCCAATGGGAAGGTCTCATTAGGGAACATCCAAGCCTTCCTTCAATACACGCAACAGTTCTCACAACCGATTTCACAAATGGCCAACTTATTGAACACGATTCAATCGACTGTCGCTTCTGCCGAACGGGTCTTCGAAGTCTTAGACGAAGAAGAAATGAAGCAGACCAAGTCGAACTTGCCTGCTGAAACGGATACGGATAACTTAATCAGTTTGCAACACGTCCAATTCGGCTATACGGACAACGACCTGTTAATGACCGATTACAATCTGGATGTGAAACGTGGTCAGCAAGTCGCCATTGTTGGACCAACTGGGGCTGGTAAGACGACCATCATCAACTTATTGGAACGGTTCTACGATATTAAGGGTGGTTCGATCAAGTTGAATGGGACGGATACGCGTGACTTAGACCGTGAAGACTTGCGGTCCCATTTCGCGATGGTGCTTCAAGATACTTGGCTGTTCACTGGAACAATTTTTGACAACTTAAAGTATGGGCGTGAAGACGCGACGGATGATGAAATCTACGCCGCTGCTAAAGCCGCTCACGTTGACAGTTTTGTCCGGAAATTACCAGATGGCTATCAAACTGTTCTGAACGAAGAAGCGTCAAATATTTCGCAAGGACAACGGCAGTTATTAACGATTGCGCGCGCGTTCGTTGCGGATCCCGAAATTCTGATTTTGGATGAAGCCACGAGTTCAGTCGATACACGGACTGAAGTTCATATCCAGCACGCGATGGAACGGCTCTTAAAGAATCGGACAAGCTTCGTGGTCGCGCACCGTTTGTCAACGATTCAAGATGCCGACAACATCATCGTCATGAACCATGGTTCCGTAGTCGAAACTGGGAATCATGAACAGTTGATGGCGAAGAATGGCTTCTACGCCGATCTATATAATAGCCAATTTACCGGTAATATTAGTCTCAGCTAA
- a CDS encoding branched-chain amino acid aminotransferase — protein MADVQLDWNNLGFEYRNLPYRYRAYWKDGDWYKKELTGDATLHISEGSTALHYGQQDFEGLKAYRTKDGSVQLFRPDRNAARMQTSCERLLMPQVPTDMFVDAVKQVVKANQDYVPPYGTGATLYLRPLMIGVGGNIGVHPADEYIFTVFAMPVGSYFKGGMTPTNFTTSEYDRAAHKGTGAYKVGGNYAASLFPGQKAHADGFSDCVYLDPVEHRKIEEVGSANFFGITKDGTFVTPKSPSILPSVTKYSLLYLAEHKFGMKTEQGDVYIDDLDRFAEAGACGTAAVISPIGGLEHQGKLHVFYSETEVGPVTKKLYDELTGIQFGDREAPEGWIQKVDLD, from the coding sequence ATGGCAGACGTACAATTGGACTGGAACAACTTAGGATTCGAATACCGTAACCTTCCGTACCGTTACCGCGCGTATTGGAAAGATGGTGACTGGTATAAGAAAGAATTAACCGGAGACGCAACCTTACATATCAGTGAAGGTTCAACCGCGTTACACTACGGCCAACAAGATTTCGAAGGCTTAAAAGCTTATCGGACTAAGGATGGCAGTGTCCAATTATTCCGGCCAGACCGTAATGCTGCTCGAATGCAAACGAGTTGTGAACGGTTATTAATGCCACAAGTGCCAACTGACATGTTTGTGGACGCCGTTAAGCAAGTCGTCAAGGCGAACCAAGACTACGTGCCACCATATGGTACTGGCGCAACGTTATACTTACGGCCACTCATGATTGGGGTCGGCGGTAACATCGGTGTGCACCCAGCTGACGAATATATCTTCACCGTCTTTGCGATGCCCGTTGGGAGCTACTTCAAAGGTGGCATGACGCCAACGAACTTCACTACTTCTGAATATGACCGTGCCGCCCACAAAGGGACCGGTGCTTATAAAGTCGGCGGGAACTACGCCGCCAGCTTATTCCCAGGTCAAAAGGCGCATGCCGATGGGTTCTCAGACTGTGTCTACTTAGACCCCGTTGAACATCGTAAGATTGAAGAAGTTGGTTCAGCGAACTTCTTTGGAATCACCAAGGACGGCACCTTCGTAACACCAAAATCACCTTCGATTTTGCCTTCAGTGACGAAGTACTCATTACTTTACTTAGCTGAACACAAATTCGGCATGAAGACGGAACAAGGCGATGTTTACATCGATGACTTAGACCGCTTTGCTGAAGCCGGCGCGTGTGGGACTGCCGCCGTTATTTCACCAATTGGTGGCTTGGAACATCAAGGCAAGTTACACGTCTTCTATAGCGAGACGGAAGTTGGACCAGTTACGAAGAAGTTATACGATGAATTAACTGGGATCCAATTCGGTGACCGTGAAGCACCTGAAGGCTGGATTCAAAAGGTTGATTTAGACTAA